The Anopheles coluzzii chromosome 2, AcolN3, whole genome shotgun sequence genome window below encodes:
- the LOC125906792 gene encoding brachyurin-like translates to MKTSVLLVACLAAVASAEWIEIDWSRVRPIEDFDHYWERLPQELQIYRHVRPSHRVTNGQEATPGQFPYQIALVSEFVITSGLCGGSVLTNNFILTAAHCVVGTAGILASGGTAIIGAHNRNTAEASQQRIRFSGPGVIPHPFYASSNLRNDIALVRLDAPIVFNDRVQPVRLPARSDTRQFGGFLGTVSGFGRTSDASTATSDVVMFTTNPVMTNADCIAQWNSALIEPQQVCLSGEGGRSACNGDSGGPLAVQDGGSLQIGVVSFGSAGGCSIGMPSVYARVSFFLDWIVANSDFVAAA, encoded by the coding sequence ATGAAGACGTCCGTACTGCTCGTTGCCTGCCTGGCTGCCGTTGCCAGCGCCGAATGGATCGAGATCGATTGGTCCAGGGTGCGTCCGATTGAAGACTTCGATCACTACTGGGAGCGTCTGCCGCAGGAGCTGCAGATCTATCGCCATGTACGTCCGTCGCACCGCGTCACCAATGGGCAGGAAGCGACGCCCGGCCAGTTCCCGTACCAGATCGCACTGGTGAGCGAGTTCGTTATTACGAGCGGTCTGTGCGGTGGCTCCGTCCTGACCAATAACTTCATCCTGACCGCTGCTCACTGTGTCGTTGGAACGGCCGGCATCCTTGCGTCCGGTGGTACGGCAATCATTGGCGCTCACAATCGCAACACTGCGGAAGCGTCGCAGCAGCGAATCCGCTTCTCCGGTCCCGGTGTGATCCCTCATCCGTTCTATGCCTCCAGCAATCTGCGTAACGACATCGCGCTGGTTCGGCTGGATGCTCCGATCGTGTTTAATGATCGTGTGCAGCCCGTCCGTTTACCGGCTCGCTCGGATACCCGCCAGTTCGGTGGTTTCCTGGGAACCGTTTCTGGATTCGGACGCACGTCAGACGCTAGCACGGCTACCTCGGATGTTGTGATGTTCACGACCAACCCAGTGATGACCAATGCTGACTGTATTGCCCAATGGAACAGTGCGCTGATCGAGCCCCAGCAAGTGTGCCTGAGCGGTGAGGGTGGTCGCTCGGCCTGCAACGGTGACTCCGGTGGCCCGCTGGCTGTGCAGGACGGTGGCAGTCTCCAGATCGGTGTTGTGTCGTTCGGATCGGCTGGAGGTTGCTCGATCGGTATGCCGTCGGTGTACGCTCGCGTGTCGTTCTTCCTGGACTGGATCGTTGCCAACTCTGACTTTGTTGCGGCTGCCTAA